The genomic region GAGAAGTTGCAGCCGGGAGCCGTGCAGGCGGCGGTGTGCTTGGTCCGGCCGCGGCCGTCGTAATGCGTGCCGACCTGCACGGGGCCTATGCGGATGACGTTGGTGAAGCGGTTCGGGCGCGGCATGGTCAGTCCTCCTGGCGGAGGCTGTTGCCGGGGAACTCGTTGAGGATTCGGGTGGCGTCGGCCGGGTTGTCGGTCCGGTCGGCCGCTTCCTCGGCGAGCAGGCGGGCGAGGGTCGGGCGGCCGGCGTCGGCCATCTCCCGGGCGGCGGCGACGTAGTCGGCGGGGCGGTTGAAGTTGAGCCGGGCCATCTGCTGAGTTCCTTTCGTGTTAGGCGAGTTGGGCGGTGATGGCGTCGGCGAGTGGGGCGGGGACGCCGAGGCGGGCGCGGAGGGTGGCCGAGTCGATCCGGGCACCGGTCGTCGCGTGATGCGTGTCAGCGACCTTCCGGGCGTGGTCGAGCAGGGCCGGCGGAACAGCCACACTCGGCGGCGCTTTCGCCGGAGCCGAGGCAGCAGCCGGAGCAGAGGCCGGCGGGAGTTCGGGGGCCCGCTCCACCGTGACGTCCGGGGCCGGTTCGGGGTCTGGACCAGTCAGCGGTGCAGACGCCGGGGCTGTGGGCTCGGGTGTCGCAGGGGTGTGGGCGAGGAGGGTGCCGCCGAGGAATGCGAGGGCGGGCCAGCCGGCGACGAGGATGCGGAGCCAGGCGGGGACGTTGTCGAGGTCGAGGAGTCCGGCGGTGGCGATGTTCGCGCCCAGTGATGCGGTGAGGGCGATGACGAACCAGATCCAGGCGGCGCGGTTGTCGGCGTGGGTGCGCATGCGGCGCCAGGCGGCGACGAGGAGCAGGTCCACGCTGATCGGGTAGGCCCAGGCTTTCCAGCCGTCCTGTCCGGCTGCTTCGGCAAGGTCATGCAGGTGGGAGAACGACAGCGCACCGGCAATGACGGCTTGAACGAGTACGGCGTCGAGGCGGATCTTGCGGGACATCAGGTCACCTCCTTTCGGGGGTGGGCCGGGGCCGGGCGGGATGTGGTGGTCACCGCCCAGCACCCGGGGCAGGGGGGTCAGGCGTCGGGGGCAGTGCCGGAGCCGAGGCAGTTGAGGCAGAGCCCGTCCTGCTGGCCGACCGGGCGACGCTTGCGACCGACCCGAACCGTGGTGGGGACGTTTCCGGTCCCGCCGCAGGGCTGGCAGGCGGCCAGCTCGGTCGAGGTGGAGGGCTTGGGCTTGGTGGTCCGTGTGGCCATGACGTGGGGTCCTTCCGGTTCCGGGCATGGGCGGGGTAGGGACCTGGCGCGAGACGGTCACGCCAACCGGGGAAGTGCGGGTGTTACTCGGTGACCGGCCGCGGGCTGGCCAGCGGCGAAGCCGGAGCCGGCTTGGTGCGAACGACCGGGCGGAACGGGGCCAGAGCAGG from Streptomyces sp. QL37 harbors:
- a CDS encoding DUF2637 domain-containing protein, with the translated sequence MSRKIRLDAVLVQAVIAGALSFSHLHDLAEAAGQDGWKAWAYPISVDLLLVAAWRRMRTHADNRAAWIWFVIALTASLGANIATAGLLDLDNVPAWLRILVAGWPALAFLGGTLLAHTPATPEPTAPASAPLTGPDPEPAPDVTVERAPELPPASAPAAASAPAKAPPSVAVPPALLDHARKVADTHHATTGARIDSATLRARLGVPAPLADAITAQLA
- a CDS encoding mobile element transfer protein, whose amino-acid sequence is MPRPNRFTNVIRIGPVQVGTHYDGRGRTKHTAACTAPGCNFSADYHGRAAAELAAKTHRCNP